From the genome of Pungitius pungitius chromosome 20, fPunPun2.1, whole genome shotgun sequence:
GGCCTGTTGTTGTAAAATACTAAACCTTTTAACTCTTCAGCTGGGCAATCAGTACTATTGACAAAACTAATGTCATGTCATCAGGATTTTTCAGGAAGATTTGGGGTTCTCCGAAACTTGAGGAGAGTTTATATACTGTGGCCAAAAGGCTGATTCTATTCAAAATTTTCCCACCAGCCTTTAATCCCTGGCAATGAGAAGGCTTCCAAACAGTACTCATTCATGAAACAATAACACTAAAGCACCGTAATCTGAACCATGACGAAAAACTGTATTACTCTGTTTAATCTGTACGAAGGCCTTGCAGACCAGATCCACTTTTTACGTTCTTAAccatcacaataaaagccctagcAATATAAAATCTGCTTGTAATTATTTTGCAGTCTGGCGTGTCTACAGGCCGTCAGTGGCAGTAACATCGTCCTCATTATCCCACATCATCTTACCTCAGAGATGATGTTGTCCTTGGTGTTGCTCAGATCAGTCAGTGTGTTCCCATGTGTCTGTACAGTCCTCCCCAGAACCTTCAGGGTGTCATTGATGGAGCTAAATGTGACCATGACCCCGGCCAGCTCTCGTTGGATGGACGTCAGATCCTCCCCTAATCTATTGCTATGGACGCCGTGACCATCCAGCCGTTCCTTCAGTTCATTCACGTTGACCTTACACTGTGTCGTGCACTGCTCTACTTCTTCTCTGAGGCGCCCGACCTCCTCCTGAAGGTTTGAGCACACCTGAGAGCAGGCCGACTCCCCCGAGTGCATCTTTCTCCGCAGATCGGTCAGTTCGGTCTGGCACTTGTCGAGGCGACTTGTGGTGGAGTTGGCGAGGGACCGCAGGTCCTCCTCCACGCTGCCGCAAATGGAACAGTCTTTCAGATCGCGGCCCAATGTTTCGACCTCCGTGGCGATCCGGTTGAAATGCTCGCCGCTCTCCCCCGTCAGGGCAATTATCTTTTTGACATCGTCTGCTAGGTTGATGACTCTGTCCATCAGCGAGTCCCCGGACACGGACAGGTCGTTCAGCCTGGTGTTAAAATTCTGGATGTCGTCCTGGTTGGCGACGACTCTCCACTCCAGGGTTTTCACAGTGTCGTCGGTCTTGTGGCCTTTTCCGTTGGGCCCACAGGTCTCGTTGCACATGCTTGTGGTGGACGTTAGCCTTCTGTCCAGGAAGGCCGTGATGTTCTCCAGATGACTTAAACGCCGGCTGTGGTCGGTGACCGTGTCTCCGAGGACGGCCACGTCCAGCTCTAACTGGACGGTCTTGGAGCTTTGGGTGTCGAGCCGGCTGAAGACCATGTTGCGCAACTGCGTGACGTCCCTCTGGACGCTGTCCTTCAGGTTGTTCCCCGTGTTGGTGCACCTCTGCTCGGTCTTCCTCAACGTGCTGTTCACCCTCTTCTCCAGATCTCTCAGCCTGGTGTTCAACCTGTCCTCTGTCACTCGTCCCTTCCCCCCGCCCGTCCCGACCAGCTCCTTGTCCAGCCGGCCTCTCACAACGTCACACTTGTCCGCCGTGGAGGTGACTCGGACCTCCACCGAGGACAGCCTCTTCTCCAGCTCGGTGACGGTGTTACAGCAGGCCTGGGAGCGCTGTATCTCACTGCGGGAGATGTCCAGGCTCTGCCTCATGTGCTGGTCCATGGAGCTGATCAGCTTCTCCAGACCCTGGATGCGCTCCCTGTCTTGCTGCTGCTGGCGTTTCAGGTCCTCCACACCAGCCTGGAGGGAACAGGGATCATGAAGACTGGAATCCATTAGCTGGTTCCACAGTTTGTATTGATTATGTATTTAGGCATTTTAATGAAAATTAAGATTGTTTggcttctttttacttttacttttcaaCCACTGAAATTGTCTTTTGGAAGGTGTAGTAGATTATGTGCAAATGCAATGGCCCTGTCTTACTGCCTGGATGTGCCTTTTAATGCAGCAGACATCCTGAGGTGTGTCTCAGGTGTGAGTTGTAGTTTTTTTACATAGAGAGCTTCACctggcaggaggagcaggacaggGACACCCTTCTCTCCAGCTCCGTCAGGATCGCCTCCTTGAGGGTGGTGAGTtggtcctctcctcctgcccctCCTTTTGGGGCAGCTCCGTCCAGGTCGTTTCCCCCTCCGTTCACCAGGTGGTTGTTGATGTTGAGAAGAGTCTGGTCATGAACCTGAGCCAAATATCGAGGTAACGTTTTTAAAGAAGGCTTCCCTTTACATTTGAGCTGTAGTACAGAGATACTGCTTTACCTGTGTCCGGTTGTAGAGGTGGTCCAGCTTGGTCTGGATGCTGTTGATGGTTTCCTTCATGTGTGGCTGAGCTGAGTCAGCAGGGACAATAGCCCCATTCAGACCAGGTCTacacagaaaaagaggaagacttCAGATTCCCTCAGGTGGAcgatgcagcagcaggtgaatACATTCCTTGGAATAAAACAAGCATGTGGTGTGCTGAAAACGTTGACGTACAGCCGCTGGTTAATGCCGTGGATGGTGGTCTGCATGTTGTGGAGGTCTTTGATCAGACCTCGGATCGTCTCCTCCAGCTGTCTGATCTTCTCCCCGTCACCTGGAGCCAATATGATAAAGGAAAAGTTTGAAATCTACAAAGAACAGAACCATTagtacatcacattacattacatgtcatttagctgacgcttttatccaaagtgacttacaataagtgcatttcgaccatagagatacaaacaagtaacaagaaagtacaatttccgtcaaataagcagtttcaaaacatgttatagataagtttAGTCTAAAGAGGTACGTATCGCCAGTCGTTACAGGCCATGGAAATACATGAGGAAGAACTTTCAATGTTGCTTTTTTAGTCATGAATATACTTCTTTGtagagaaaaacaagagactGTTGTCAGGGCATTAAGGGAAGTGAGCATATTATATGGTATGTTCCATGTTGATCTGCTTAAAGTGGTAATTTTGCTCCTTATAATGAAGTAAACTGAGGTCCTGGTTATTGCACCTAGTGATGCTGTCCCTTTCAAGCAGAGCATTGctcctttcttctctgctgtccACCTCAACCGGCATAGCCTGGAGGCATTTTTGACCAATCCTTGGTGGTGTTTGACCCCCATGTTAAGCAGCTGTCCAGATTCAGTTTTTTCCATCGCAGAAATATCAGCAAACTGAGATCTGTTATAACAACAGCTGAATTAGAGCTGATCTTACAAGTGTTTAAGATCTGTTTAAGATTTATTATCGTAATATACTTTTCTCCTCATTCGGCATGTCTGAGACTAACTATCTGCAGGTAGTCCAGAACACAGGTTTCTGGACAAATACGGTCTCACATCACCTTCACACTTTTCACTGGCTCCTTGTAAGGTAGAGAATTTAACTTCTCACATACACAGCAACCTACGACCCGAGTCCTGCATATGAGGCTGACTTACTTCTCCCTTCTGTCCAGCATGGTGAGATCTACTGTCTGCCCCCCTCACTTTTGAGCAGGTAGCTGAAAAGCTTTGGACGGCCTTCCTGCGCCCTCACTATGACACACCTGCTTACACTGGCGTTTGGGTCATTTAATGCTCCATGGCCTGCTGTTAAATTtttaacaatgtttaattgaacgcttagttcatgtccaatacagtctgttaatgtacaaatgtcagctgtctattacggaatcttacagacacaaaccacactgatggcataaagaggagttaaagccccgttattattggacatggctacaatccgaaagccgaaggtgttttgggtgctcgctcctttagcttgacgcacgctcctgatcttgaatctacaATCGATTgttctaccttagtgtcccggatgttggtgtctcacggctgaatcttttgggctgaatattgtaaccattattttttttgcggctgaatattttaacagtgacttttttttggttgaattttttgcagtattttaatgttgaaaaacaatcagatacattatttcaatgcataaatattaagtgctagaaattcaatcacctttttatttcaacccccgatgacacagatttacttccatacagttTTCACTGAATGAATGGCTGTGACAACATTGGACTTAGGAAGATATGATTCTCACCGTCTGGGCCTCCTCTCTGCCCGACGCCTGTGTTGAAGCCGGTCTGAGGGACCCGGGGGCGCCCCGCGCTGGTCTGGGTGTTGCTGGTTCCCTTCGGCACATCCTGACAGTCTTCTCCGGAGTAACCGTGGCAACACTTCCACTCCATTTCTGTCACCATCTTGTAAGCAACCTTATACCTGGGCCTTCTGTACGTCCGGTAGCTGAGGGCAGAAACAGAAATGTCTTATagagtttttcctttttctgaatTGATAAGAAAACTAAGGCTTTGCTGGTATGACTGGTCCGACGACAACTCTGGTCCAAATTGAAAAATTTCTTCTACAGCAGGATGGATTAACTGTATACATAAATGTATGATGCCAACTGGTTGAATCCTAAGTGCTCGTTGGGCTGCCCCATTGAGGTCGATTAGTGGACTAATGGGTTGTTTTCTGTTAGCCAACTAagatttgattatttaaaaattaGCTTTTCATACTCAAAGTTAAACATTGTATTTCCCTTGGTCCATGAGCCAGTTCCTGCATATATACATACTTTCCTGTGTTGAACAAAGAAGGGTTCCTGGTAGACCTAATACACCATTAGTATTTAACCATTATCATTGGTTATGATTTGGCTTTAAGGCATGTGCAAAATGCAGCCTCATGAAGCTGCTAACTGAACTGATGATTCACACTCTTCATACTCTAGAGTTATTTGGGACATGAACAAAGCTGTCTTCAGTCAGATTGACATTGAAACTTTGTAGCGTGGTACTGATAACCTAGTCGAGGGCTCGTAGCGGTCCCTGAACCATCCATTGGACACCACTGCTCCTCACTGCGGATGCATTAAAAGCTTCACATCGTCTACTGATGATGGATTTGAATAAGAGCTGATTGTAAACTACACAACTCCCTTTCTCCAGAACTGCATTAAGCCAGTACTAGATCTTCTAAGTATGCTGCTCATGGACATCTGAAACAATGTGACGTCTTTATTTGCATAGTTTAATCATTAATGCTTCCTTTCGCCCCGCGACTGAAGAGACTCCTTGTTACAGTAACAAGACAATTAATAGAGCACGATTGGCCAGAAGTCTCACTAAAGATTTACAGGAGCCTGAAGAATTCAAAGGCCTCCCCTTCCCCTGCTCTCCTCCATGCCAACCCACAAACATCGCTCCAGGTATCGAGGGCGACTTTTTCAATGCCACTTATTTGATGCTTCatcttccagctctttggtctGGGATCGTGAGAAAAAGTAATCTTGAGAGAGGAAAACAGGGCAGGAGGAGTCGTAacgagaaagagggagaagaagaggttgTTTTTACAGGCTGTTAGAACAGACTGCGGTGCTTGGAACCCCTGTCGGCTCCATTCCTGGCATAGCCCCGGTTTAGGGATCAGGCAGCCGGGTGGTGCTTAGCCGTCAGGGGCGCTTGATTCACGTTGTCCATCAttcaactacttttttttttttagattgttCCATCCGTCACATCTTCAGTAAATGCACACCGATATCTGTAACATTGGATGTCCAGGAGAAGAGCTCCACAGAATCCACAGACAAGAAAGACGGAGTGGACAGAGGACACAAACGTCTGCGGAGCCGAGAGCAGGAcgttggaggagcaggagagaatgCAGATTAGATTCCAGGCATCACCAGAGAGGGTAGATACTCACGCAACTCGGGGACATTGGCCCCAGGTACAGCGCTGATAGTCCGGTTTGACGTACGTCTCCACTCCGTCCTCCATCACACAGCTCACAGTGCGTGTCACCACGTAAGCGCACCAGTTCCTGAGAAAGCACACGCAGAAGGAAATGACTTCGGGCATGGACTCAAAAGTCTCACACTCTGTAAACACTTTTTGTCTGCAagataaatattaataatctaAAGTCTGGACAGTTGTTTGAGTTTCAAGATCAATATCTCAAACCCAAGGAACTGATTATTATTTGTATGCAACATTCAAGTGAAATTGTACCCTGGTGAAAAGACCCGATCGGTTCAGGATAACTGCATGTTTTTAACAATAGCTGCCATTGTAACTCCCAGCAagcaatccacacacacacacacacacacacacacacacacacacacacacacacacacacacacacacacacacacacacacacactgtgtccaTGTGAAATACTACCATTGGTTATATCTATTTCTTACTTGAAAAAAGGCTACAATTAATCATTCATATTaaagttaatatattgtttaGAACTCATGGATGAACCCTTAAACAGGCTTCAATCCAAAAGGTTCAACTCTAAAGCAGGTTACCTACTGGGGGTCCTGGACAATAAACAAGATGAAAGGGCGGAAAACTCTCCCGCATATTTAGCATTGAAACCATTTATACAATAATTACTTGAGAAACACTTGTTCAATCAAAGGATTGAATGGATTTATGCAGGAAAACAGCATCCCCTTGACCGTAGGCAGTGTAGGCTCTTATTCTGAAAGGTATGAACACATGACATAGAGCTGGTCTCCGTGGCCTTGGTCAATGATTAAACAGTTAGTAAAGTTCGAGTTCGCGGTTCAGACGACAAACAGGCAACAACCTCTGTTTTTCACTCCACTGACCATCGgagggcgactcctctggcTTTGTGCTGGCATGCCACAAACTAGCACTAACAGACCAGGTCTACTTCTCATGAACTCATGAACACTGTTACTAAAGAGCATCCGTGGTGCTGCATACTATTATTTgtcatattatattatactggTATCTGTCTTGCATGTCTTGTTTGACTCCTTTAtttgcaaacaaataaaatctgAAAAATTGTTCAAAAACACATCGCACAAAATAattgcacaacaaaacaaaacaaaaaacctaaAAGGAGCTTTACTCTAATTCAGATACTCTTGGATTCAGTGATTTCAATCCCGAGCCGTGTTTTTCCGTCCACTTGACGAGCATAAGTAGAATATTCACTCAAGTACTCATTCCCTCTACATCCATCTCCCGAGGGGACTATCTTGTTCACGGCTCCTAAATGCTCCACCAAATGTCCTCCAGCTCAAAGGGAGACAAACACACTCCCTCTGTCCGCCTGCATGTGACTCAATTTGTCCTCGTGCCCTGGACCTCCCATGACCCTCAGATCTGTCTGTTGATATTGCAGATGTGTTGAAGACACAGATGTCCTTCAGACGCTTTCCATCATCATTGTCAAATTACCTGGAATCCCAATCCTTGATGGTCATTATGGCCAATTAGTGTGTCTGAGACCTGTGGGAGCAGAGCTATGAAGGGTTTACAGATGAAAGTCGGGCGCATGAGGAGATCCTACATGCTCTCTTTGTCTGTCTGCAGCTCTCCTTCTCATTTAATTTCTATTTTTAAGGCTCCTCCATGTGCACGTCTCCCGATCTCATCCTTTTTCTTACTCTTGGCGTCTCTTCCGTCCCCACCTGCGTCCctccctgtccctctctgttTCACATCTCCTTTCTCGCCCTCTCCacttgtccccccccacccgtgtGACTTCACCTCTCCTCGCTAAGACACGATCCTCCCCTTCATTCCAGAGCCGGTCTGACTGACACAAAGAGTTTATCGTGTTTCGGTCCTCCCTGCACCTTGTGACCTCCTGTTCCTGCTCTGTACGTGAGAAAGTGGACAGGACTAAACTATCTAACACTTAGAACATCTCAGGGATTTCTGCCCCCACCCAAATACAATCAAGGTGATAACAGCAATGAATAATTATAACTGACAATGTCACTGCCAATAAAAAACAGTGGACATGTGGAAGATTATCAGGCCAATGAGGCCACTGGAGAGATATGAAGGTTAGGATCAGTTTCTTGGTACAGCCCACACACAAAGTGCAATATAACAGTGAGCATTATGATCCACTGGTCGACGAAGagtaaaagaagacaaaaagtaaaagaagatgaagagtAGAAGAAGACGAAGAGTAGAAGagtagaggaagaggacgaaaggaaaagagtaaaagaagaaaaagcagaagaagatgAAGGGTAGAAGAGTAAAAGAAGTCAAGGAGTggaagaagatgaggaggagaagagtaaAAGAAGAAGACGCTCAGAGCGTGTCAACtctcaactcaactcaactttatttataaagcactttcaaaaccacaagtggaaccaaagtgctgtacagaaagaaaaacaaacagtaaaaaaagaaacagtaaaaaaacacacaaaataaaaacaaagaattaatacaaaacatatgATATACAAACCTTACAAAGCATTATCAAATGCTAAAGAAAACAAGTAGGTTTTAAGTGCACTCTGAAAGACGCCCAAGAAAGGACAGGTTTTTACAGACATAGGAAGGTCATTCCAAAGCCtaggagctgcagcagaaaagTAATCATCTAAACTAAAAAGTCCTATCCTTCAAGTATGAAGAGAACCATTTCAGGGCTAAGCCCTGAATGCCAACTTGATCCCTAAGACGATTGATGATAATGTTATGGTCAACTGTCAACTGTGTCTCTCATTGTAATTCGTTGCATTCGATGCGCCATGTCCGATGACAGCTACACTCCAGCCGTGCAGCAGTGCAGGCCTGCAGTGATGTTTACAGTATGCCACATTGCAGGGAGCTGATTAGAAGTGACATCTGATATGTTCCACACAGCCTTGTGTAGCCACGCGCTGAGCAGCATTACATTCTCCTTTTGCAGTGATGATGCATATAATGCTTCTATCAGACCTTGGACGGCCCACTGGGTGATCTGTAGCTCTGCACTGTGTATGTTAGACTGGAAGCAACATCTCCATCACTTGGACCGACTCGGGAGAGATGCACAACATACGAAAGCACGGATGAATCACAACGTCTGGGTCGCGGGGTGGAGTGTTGCCGCTCTCCTCCCCCGACACGCTGCCTCGCTGGGGCCCAGACGAAGCACAGCGATGGAGGCTTCCCTCTCTGATGGGGAACGTGCTCTGTGTAAACAAACCCAAGCATCTCCTTCTCTTTTATTGCCACTGAGCACACATGTGGACACATGCACATGCGGTGTAGGCAAAGAAactcaacccccctcccccactacGCCATGGCTCTGTTTCCATCCCTCCGTCCCCAGCTTCGCCCTCCGTCACACTGCTCTTTTATATTTGTTTCTGGATGACTGAATGGTTGAGAGAGTGTGGTGGTGCTTGTAGCCAGATGCCCTTTACACAGAAGCAAAGTACACTACATTTTCTCAGGTTCCAGCTCAAAACCAttggcctctcctcctctccacctccttctttccccccccccctctcttctttccctctttAGAGAGAATTCCGTCAAGCATTCCGAAAAGTAATGATATGAACTCCAATTCATCCAGATGGCTGCAGAGGAATTCTTCAGATGAAAAtccacaaaaaagacaaaaaaacttaAGCGTAAAAAACCACGagaggcacgcacacacacacacacatttcatttaaaagacaCCCTAGACACCctagacaagggactcacacaGCTAGACAAGGTCACTCAGACATGTATATACAGACCCAGGCACAGATATGTCTAAACTGTGCATTTCTCTCCACTGGGGTGTGAGAATGACAGGATTCAGCATGGTCTTCCATTCAATGAGAAGCTAATATCCCTATTTCCTCTACTATCAGCACCAGAGGAAAAAGACTGCACACAAACCGACCACTTCCTGCACGTTCCAGTAAATGTTAACAACGACAATATGTATTGAAGATTGTTTATCAGGCCAGCAGCAGATAAAAACGGAAATGTACAACAAGAGTACAATGCTCTTTGTCAAATGTTCCATGAACCTCCTTGAACCTCCATGAACCTCCAACCTCAGGCTGTGCAACCAGACTCTGTCCAAAGCTACAGGATTTTGAATTCTAGAGAGATTAGATGTTGTAAACtgtgtgagaagaaaagagatcTGGTTGGTTTGGCAAGTCCACATCTGCTCAACTCGAGTGCACTCATCAGTGGAACAGAGTCTGTGGTGAATCAAGTGAAACCAAATACAGCGGTTTTGAACTATGAAGCAAAGgaatctgtctgtctgtgtgtgtgtgcgtgtgtctgtctgtgtgtccttcCTATATCTCAAACCCAGTTCTTCTGATCCGCTTTACACTGGGTGTGACAGTAAAATTTGACGCACTTCCAGGGGCCAAACTATCAACCCATTGTGAATTTGCACCgcactcatttaaaaaacaaaaactccaCATTGCACCTTTAAACCAGGTGCTCATCTCTGGTTCTGCCGAGTGAGGCTAATGTCCCTCCGGGGACAACTTCTCTGGGTGTATAGGAGtaaattactttatttctctcttgatttgttccctcagtaaacatcggTTTATGGTGTCACTCTCCAGTTTAAAGTCACAGCTTGATATTCACTTTGTAAATGACgatccatttagagtcaaagaggccataaagcaggggatgctttagagTGGGCTTactatgattgacaggtctctatcaGAGAAGTATTTAGGGTCACAATGTCACTCCTCCGCAGTCCAAGTATGGTCACTTCCATTCATTGTTTGCCAAAGGTCAAGATGTTGACTGACAAACgtaacattttaaaactgcAGTCCATCAACCAATGGGTGACTTCCCAGTGAATCTGATCActtcttatttacagtctcatcCCTGACGATTAGTAGGCCACTTAGCCTAATTATTCAACCAAAACTATCAACATACAAGCAGAAAGTCAGAGGCAACGTAAAAAAGCTCTCTTCTTTCTTGCTTTGATTGGCTGCCTCGGTCAAAGATGGTTGAAGGAATCCATGCCCTGTATTGAAAAGTTCttaatattttgactttttaccGTACTACCGAGTGACCGGACCACAACGTTAGCAAAGCAGACACTTTCATTGAGATCCTTTCCAGatcctttatttgtatttacagaGCAGTAACTCAGCGTGATTGGGACTCCTGTCCGAGCATCAATTAATTTGCCAGTAATTGTCACTGCCTTAAACAACAGCCCACGGCAGCCTCCTCCCCGGAggagcattgtgggtaaaaaCTAGGAACAAATATTGACCAAAGGGACGGAGAGAGTAAGTGGGAGGAAGAAGGAATGAAAGAAAGGGGTGAAAACGGGGGGAGCGCAGGTTTTACCACTCAAACAAAGAAAGCACTTGGCGGCACCTTTTGTTGAGGGATCTGTCATTTAACTTCAAGGGAAGGCTTTCGACAGCGGCCTGAATGAGCGGATGGAGAGGGGGCGTGCCCCGGCGTTTGAACTGCGGCCCCAAAGGTCAAGCCCCTCCTCCAACGTCCTTGAAAAGGTAAACCCCCGTCCAGTGCACGGACGACCACGTTCACACTGGAGTGAACTCGCTCACGCTTGAAactccaacaaacaaacacaaggacACGCACATTCCTCCGGTCTCACGCACACCTTTTGGACTGGATCCAGCATGTGGGGACAGCGTGACTGTGTAAACCTCTCTCTGGTTGTTTAGCCCGGCGCTCATGAAGACATACAGAGCTTGTCCACGATATGGACATTTGCTGTAGTGATATAGCTCAGGTACCCTGGAAGGCTATTTGTGGTACATGTGGATTTGAACCATTTATGGAGGCATGAGCTTTTTGAGACATACGTCTCCATACCTTAAAGCTTCGCTTGCCAAACATAGGCTACACTATTTATGCAGGTAGAACTTTAGTTTGACTGCTCTGAGGTATAAAACAGACATTAAATGTCTCTCCATATGTTCCTTGAGTACAGAGGATGTTAACAAGTTCCGTCGCTCTGGTGACGATGGGGAGAGTACTGGGACGGGATCCAAACCTCTCCAGCATCATGTTAGTTCATTTAAACAAGGTGAACAAGGCTttcttaaatgaaatgaatgctgGGAACTTTGGTGATTTACTTACAATGGTGGTGACTGGAAAAGATCCCATTTCCCACGATTGCATTACCATATTTAATGAGATTTGTTGTATTCCGCTGATTAGCAGTAACCCGTCTCAGATGAAGTGGGTTTAAGTTtcctgaggagaggagaatctttgaggagaagagaggagaattTGCATTCTTTGGTGTTCTATTGCAACTTTTTACCATATTTcactgcattctgggatatatatatatagacccTTGTACTGCTCCTGAACCTCTGGGGGTCAATAGTGTTCCCCAGAGGCCATTATTAAAAGAAACCTGGTGGCAATTACTTTCCCTCTGCGCCCAGGTTGCCTTTTAATTATTTAGATGCTCTACCACCATTAGAGAACTTGGCCTACTGATGTTAAATCTATTCCAGAAGTTTTTTATAACCTCCTATGTTTCACCAACAAAAGAAGAAGCTTGAACTAACGCTGCATTCCCGCCGGCGACACAAAGCTACAAACTGGCATCCAAATCTGATATTCTCCTCCAGTGCAGTGTCCAAAGAGCAGCAACATGTAGGATTGACACAATGTGTGAGCCCATAACCATATGGACAGACAATCATATTATGTTAACGCCTCAAATTTGCAGTCCTAAGTGATTGTTTGCCATATAATTTAAGAAGTTCATCCTACTTGAAAGGCTTGCCCCCCCATTTTTAGTGAGGTCTGACTCACCACACTCCTTTATGATTTTCTCACAAAGAAGAACACTTGAGTCCCAGTTATATTTA
Proteins encoded in this window:
- the emilin1a gene encoding EMILIN-1-A, with protein sequence METALYLLACASLARGGWALGYPESGAHSGQRAASRHRNWCAYVVTRTVSCVMEDGVETYVKPDYQRCTWGQCPRVAYRTYRRPRYKVAYKMVTEMEWKCCHGYSGEDCQDVPKGTSNTQTSAGRPRVPQTGFNTGVGQRGGPDGDGEKIRQLEETIRGLIKDLHNMQTTIHGINQRLPGLNGAIVPADSAQPHMKETINSIQTKLDHLYNRTQVHDQTLLNINNHLVNGGGNDLDGAAPKGGAGGEDQLTTLKEAILTELERRVSLSCSSCQAGVEDLKRQQQQDRERIQGLEKLISSMDQHMRQSLDISRSEIQRSQACCNTVTELEKRLSSVEVRVTSTADKCDVVRGRLDKELVGTGGGKGRVTEDRLNTRLRDLEKRVNSTLRKTEQRCTNTGNNLKDSVQRDVTQLRNMVFSRLDTQSSKTVQLELDVAVLGDTVTDHSRRLSHLENITAFLDRRLTSTTSMCNETCGPNGKGHKTDDTVKTLEWRVVANQDDIQNFNTRLNDLSVSGDSLMDRVINLADDVKKIIALTGESGEHFNRIATEVETLGRDLKDCSICGSVEEDLRSLANSTTSRLDKCQTELTDLRRKMHSGESACSQVCSNLQEEVGRLREEVEQCTTQCKVNVNELKERLDGHGVHSNRLGEDLTSIQRELAGVMVTFSSINDTLKVLGRTVQTHGNTLTDLSNTKDNIISEVDLLQQELTDHVDDSKIQFNNVGKEIQIMRSNYVTEVGECRRSSDGLEKRISKLEGVCGRLDSFSDGLERIREGLNRHVSGLWSCVNGLNVTVTSQGDLIADIQNVQLERVHSDIHRLNLSVVDLVKDFNNFIEGDFMGPPGLPGPRGERGERGTQGPVGPQGRVGPQGREGQQGLTGTPGLRGEQGPAGSDAHVPRVSFSAALTRLVRSPGTIVFNEVFVNEREVYDPNTGYFTAPVSGKYFFSGILTGHKNMKIEAVLSKSNTGVARVDSAGYQPEDLEKPMAEAKHIPGAVAVFNIILPLETGDTVCIDLVSGELAFASEPLTIFSGMLLYETM